GGCGCACGAACTGGTTGTGTCCGAGACAGATCTGCGACCGGCGGAAGCAGAACTCGAGTGCCGGCCGGAGCCAGCGCGCCGCCGCCTCGGGGCAGCGCCGGAGCACGGCCTCGATCGCCTGGAGCCGTCGCACCTCGTTGATCAGCCGGGCGATCGAGACGCGGATGAAGATCGATGACTGCTGGATGGCGCAGATCCGGCCGCGCGTGTTGAGCGCCGCCCAGTTGCCCAGCGACAGCGTCACGCCCTGATAGGCGAGGGCGCCCCGTCCGGCTAGCTCTTCGCCGGCGATCCACCGGTAGGTGTCGGGATCGGGGACCGAGTCCGCGTCGGAGACGGCGACGAAGACGCGCCCGGGGTCGAGGGCCGCCTCCCCCAGCATGGCCGCCACGGCCTCGGGGCGCAGCGCCCAGTTGAGCTGCTCGGCCTTGCGACCGGCCCCGGGCATGGCCAGGTGGGTGAGCCGCTTGGCGTCGTAGGGAGGTAGCTCGGCCAGGAAGCGCTGGCAGAGGGTCCCGGTGCTCATCCCCATCGCCGGGTGCGGCGCCTCGTCCTCGGCCGCCTTGGTGACGACGGCGAAGTGCACCTTTCCGGGCGGGTATCGGCCGTCGAGGAGCTCGCGCAGCGTGCCGGCGATGCCCGGCTCCTGGTAGGCGGCGACGAGGTGCAGGAAGATGGGAGCCCCCGCGTCCTGCTCGAGCGCCTCCACCGGCGGCAGTGCGGCGCGCCGGGCGTGGGCCGCCCGGACGAAGCGGACGGTGGTCGCCATTCCCTTCCAGTCGATCCCGAGCTTCCAGGCGGCGCGGATGTTGAAGAGGAGCGTCAGCACGAACAGCCAGGGGGCGAGCGCCTGAATCCAGTCCATGTGGTCCTCGGCGAGGCCGGGCGCGGCGGCCTAGGGCGCCCGCTCGGGGCCGGGAACGGGCGCGGCCGGCGGTGCCGCCGGGCCGGCGCTCCGGGGGAAGCGGAGGACGCGCTCGCCGGGCCGGACCAGCCCCAGCTCTTCGCGCGCGATGCGCTCCATCACCGTCGGGTCGTCGCGGAGCTCGGTGATGGCCTGTGACAGGCGGTCATTCTCGGCTTCGAGGGCCTGGACGTCCCGGTGCAGGGCCTCGACCTCCTTGCGGAGGCGCCAGAGCTGGAGGACACCGTTCTCCCCGACCACCGCCGCCAGGAGGAGCAGGCCGAGCAGGCCCGCCACGATCCAGCCGGGATGCGGGCGGCGCCAGCTCATCGCCGCGTCCGCTCGAAGACGGCCGGACCGAGCCAGCGAGCCGAGTCCCCGAGCCACTCTTCGATCCGGAGGAGCTGGTTGTACTTGGCCACGCGGTCACTCCGCGACAGCGAGCCGGTCTTGATCTGGCCGGCGTTGACGCCGACCGCGAGATCGGCCACGAAGGTGTCCTCCGTCTCGCCCGAGCGGTGGGAGATGACCACCCCGTAGCCCGCCCCTCTGGCCATCTCGATGGCCTCGAGCGTCTCGGTCAGCGTGCCGATCTGATTGACCTTCACGAGGATCGCGTTGGCGGCCCCTCGGCGGATTCCGTCGGCGAGCCGGGCCGGGTTCGTCACGAAGAGATCGTCCCCCACCACCTGGAGGCGCTGGCCGAGGCGGCGCGTCAGGCTGACCCAGCCGTCCCAGTCGTCCTCGCGCAGGCCGTCCTCGATCGAAACCAGGGGGAATTGCCCGGCCAGGCGGGCGTAGAACTCGATGAGCTCCTCCGTCTTCCACTCCGCGCCCTCCCCCGGAGCGCGGTAGCGGCCGTCGCGCCAGAGCTCGGTGGCGGCGACGTCGAGCGCGAGCCAGATGTCCTCGCCCGGCCGGTAGCCGGCCGCCTCGATGGCCCGGAGGAGCAAGGTCAGGGCCGCCTCGGTCCCCGGAAGATCG
This genomic interval from Candidatus Methylomirabilota bacterium contains the following:
- a CDS encoding septum formation initiator family protein, with the translated sequence MSWRRPHPGWIVAGLLGLLLLAAVVGENGVLQLWRLRKEVEALHRDVQALEAENDRLSQAITELRDDPTVMERIAREELGLVRPGERVLRFPRSAGPAAPPAAPVPGPERAP
- the eno gene encoding phosphopyruvate hydratase, translated to MGEITDIHAREILDSRGNPTLEVEVHLDSGAEGRAAVPSGASTGSGEALELRDGDKRRYGGKGVRQAVKNVEQVIGPELQGEDVLDQARIDRTLCLLDGTPQKETLGANAILGVSLACARAAADELGLPLFRYLGGPAARTLPVPLMNVINGGAHADNRLDVQEFMLVPAGLPSFADALRAGAEVFHTLKRLLREQGHVTGVGDEGGFAPDLPGTEAALTLLLRAIEAAGYRPGEDIWLALDVAATELWRDGRYRAPGEGAEWKTEELIEFYARLAGQFPLVSIEDGLREDDWDGWVSLTRRLGQRLQVVGDDLFVTNPARLADGIRRGAANAILVKVNQIGTLTETLEAIEMARGAGYGVVISHRSGETEDTFVADLAVGVNAGQIKTGSLSRSDRVAKYNQLLRIEEWLGDSARWLGPAVFERTRR